The Brassica napus cultivar Da-Ae chromosome C6 unlocalized genomic scaffold, Da-Ae chrC06_Random_8, whole genome shotgun sequence DNA segment ACTTCACGCTATAATGTTTAAAAGCTTTTGAAGAAGACAGCTTTAGTAACTGTCCCCATCGTGCAAGCTCCAGAATGGAGTTTGCCTTTCGAGATAATGTGTGATGCGAGCGATTGCGCTATAGACGCAGTTCTTGCCAGAAAAAGGATAAGAAGCTACATGCTCTATTACGCTAGTAAGACTCTCGACCATGCGCAAAGAAATTATGCGATAACAGAAAAAGAATTACTAGCCGTAGTTTTTAAGTTTTGCTCCTACCTAGTCGGTTCGAAAGTAGTTGTCCACACAGACTATGTTGCATTGAAATActtaatgcaaaagaaagacGCAAAACCGTGACTTCTGAGATGTGGGTTTTAGAAAAACCCATTATTTAAAAATccaataaaatctaaatagtTAAAACCCGAAACCCGGCTACTAGTTGAACCAATGATTGACCCAATAGGTAACTTTTACCTTTTTGTAGATTTTTAATTACGTTATTAGAATCTAATTTGTATTCTAAATAGGAAGTTaggtttttagttttctttaatATCGTCTTCCTTTGTTGTCAACTTTGTATGTTCTTTgactctttttatgtttttgatttttgtttattgtaAATCTTACTTAAGACACGCTCTttatagttttgatttttattttcctttttagattttgatgaaatttcagTATGCTACTTATAGAAAATGAAGTGATTGATGTTAGAGATAACAAAAATTAGTTGATGAGATTTGATATTAGTGTGTATTTTTGTTATCGATAATCTATtactatttgatttttatttttattttattttggatttaaatttaaattttattattcacattagacaTTTTAATACTTATGAATTTTAagtcttgatttttttattatatgtcaTAACTCCTAATTtgttaccaaaaaaatgttaaatagtctaaatatttttttgatattttgtttgtatttttagcattttgattttctatatatattttttaaaataaaatattttttatatttttcaatagctaatatattattatataacaaaattagtttatttattaacGTATGGTTCGTCCGGTTGACCCAATAACCCGGGAAGTTATCCGGGTTGGGTTTAAAAACCTTAATTTCCCCATTCAAGTTTTCCATTTGCAGACACACCTCCCAAGCTACATTATCTTCAAATATTTATGGTATGAGCTGAAAGTACCCTTGTTCTAAAGTCCAAATCGGAAGTCACGTCTTTGTTGCAAGCAATCGAAGAAAAGCCAGGCTATATAAACGCACTGGACCAAAGTCTCTTTAATCTAaaagttctttttattttcacttCAGTTAATAAACTCAATATTcagaaaatagaaaagaaacGAGGTGTTCACAGCTTGCAGTACTTGTTGAACCATACAGCAATGTTGAGAAAGCTTTCATAATCCGTCTGCGGTCTGCATAATAAAACAATCACAAGATGATTTAGCTATGAACAAACGTTCTCATAGAGATGCTACAGCtataaacaatataaaagatgacagcatttgtttgtttgtgttggtcTACCTGTCTAGGGGATGATTGTCATTGGGAAAGACTAACACTTTAACCTCAATTCCTTTCTCCTTTAAGGCTCTCACGTACTATACAAATCAAGAATACATGAACAAACAATATTACCAATAATGTTTTGGATCTGCAAAGTTGAACGAGTTGCAGATTGATCTTACTTGAATTCCGTTTGAAATGGGAACACGGAGATCCATAGTTCCCAAGAGAAACAAAGTGGGTGTTTTCACCTGCACAAGAAGGATCATTAAATGAATGTCTTCAAACTTATCGAAGAAGAACGGAAGTGGTGTGGTTTTGACCTTTGAGATGTGTGATATAGGAGACATTTGATGAAACCGAGACATATCTTCAGGTGATGGGGCTTCTGTATAGCGAGTCCGGTCACCATAGGCTTCAAAGAAACACCAATCAGGTATATCCGTAATCCCAACCATTGATGCAAGGTTGCATACAGGATTTCTTGCAGCTGCTGCCACAAATTTATTCGGGGCCTATTGCAAAACTTTGGTATAAGAATTTGGATGATTTCTATTCCGGTGCCATAACTTACAAAGGTGAGTGAACTACATTACCTGGCCAATCAAGTGTGTAGTGAGAAACCCACCATGAGAGCCACCTAGTACGGTTATTCTAGACGGGTCTGCAAGTCCCATTTCAACAGCGTGGTCTACAGCCGAGAGCACATCATTCACGTCTTGTGATCCAACTTTTCCAGGTAGAGACTGCAAAGcatcttccccaaaccccaacgaACCCCTTTCAACCCAAATGAATCACCAAAAAAACAAGTTAGGATCTCCAGAAGGTTGTTGATTAACTAATGGAGATGGAGCTGTCTGTGAACCTGTAATTTACAATCAGCAGACTGTATCCAATTGAGGAGAGATATGCCAAAGTCTTGGAGAAGCTGCAAGGTGCGATCGAATGAGGGCCTCCATGGACAATAACAGCTAAAGGATCACATATCCCATTCTCCTTGGACTTTGAAGACGATACATATATAGCTTCAATTGGTTTTTTGGCCCCTTGATCATATGGAAATTAATTAGTCAGAAAGTTTATCAACCAAAAACGAAAACAACAAATAAGATTGAGAGTTAAAAGTACCTTTGGTAAGACATTCAGAAACATTACTGATTGGAACTTTGAGAATTTTAAACTCCAGAGATGAAAGCCCAGACGTGACCTGAAGCGGTGTGTAAACAGAAAAAGATTAGTACAGAAAAAAGATTAACATCATTCGAATCTAGAGGATTTGGCTAATCTGATTTAACCTTCTCAGAGCTTTTAAATATTGGGTTTTGGATATCTAACCACTGCCATGAAGGCCTCCCGGCTGGATCAACAACTTTCTTTCCATATTTAATTTCAGGAACACTCACTGGACTGCTACACACTACTCaggaaaaaaaggaagaaaagaaaacttaCAGTTGTTCAGAACCTGGTGTGTGTTTTAAGTTTAAGGTGACATTGTCACAGTTAGTAACTGAGATTAAGAGCTTGGTTAAAGATGTTACCGGCAACAATATCATCACCATCTAGCGCAAGAACGCTCCATGAACAATCTGAATCATTAGGGCTGGCACGTGACAGTTCACCACTGTAGTAATTTTTCTATCATCAGTTAGCGTAGCAGCAAAAGAAGATAACTTGGAAACTTATCATATCTATTCATCAGTCACCTTAGCATATTTAGGCTGAGTATTACTCTACAACTGTGCCAGTAGGAAGACAACATAAGAGTATGTCCATCTGACAGCCACGGATCACTCAGCAGGCCAGTAACATAGAGTCCAGGGAAACAACCATCATCAGGACAATTCACAACTGGAATCTGCATTACAAGATGTATTTGAATATATCAAATAACAGttagtgatttttttagtttaattgcCACTATAAAGACAGATTTATTGGTGTAGAGAGAGTAGTTATAAGTTGTTAAGAAACAAAAAGTGTCCAGCTCATAGAAAGTTTGAAGCTTCTATAGGGAGAAAAAGGTACGTATAATCTCACCAGATCAACAATATCAGTTGACTCAGAAAGTTTCCCATCACTTGGCCAGTTAATCTTATGAAGTGACTCGGTTCCCCAATGCGCCCCCGAATCAACAGCAGTCTTTGCGGATAAAAACAGAAGAAACTTGCCATCTTTGCTGTGAGAGAAGGAAAAAGATGAGAGTAAGTTCTTAACTGGTCATAACTAAAACGAACATTGCACGTTAACACTGCTACAAGTAAGGACAATGTTTAGCATATGCTGTGTAAGATGGCTCAGTTGTAAACAGAGTAGCAAGGAGAACAAATgcttttggtaaataaataattcaaaaatttcATAACATGTAAACCTGAACAGTGGGGAAAAACCGCTGCTTATGCTCTTGGTCAAATTATGAATAGGGAATGCTTCCTTTGCATCATCTCTGGAACACAGGTAAACGCAAACTCTGTAAGATTTATCGGAACTATCAACTTGTCTTCTAGTGAGTTATAGTAACCACAAACTCACTTTGGCTCATCCGATCCAGACGAAGCATCTCTAAACTTTATTGCGTATATGGAACATGGTCTGTTGTAGCAGTACTTAATACCAAACTTTCTTTTATCTCCTAACCATCCGGCAAAAACTAAATACTCAGCTACGCCTTTACTGCTTGGACTCCAAACAACCTGTCCAACACTTATCGATCTTGGAACTCCTTTGATATGCTCGACCTCTCCACTGCTAGAGAGACAAGAATTAGAAAATGTAAAGAGTAATTAATTAttcttgttattatttttatttatttttatgaaaccTGTCAACATTGATAACAAACAGGGCAGGCTGCCTTTTTCCGGCATAAGCTTCTCCCCATTCCTCTTCCCAATCTCCTTGACCTTTCCAGCTTCCAATAGCCTTGTCCAAACCAACATTGTCTTTCGTGTAATAGCCTAGATGGTCAAATGTAGGTTTGGGAAGAGATGGTTCCTCAGCAACATAAGCAACACAAGTCTCATCTGAGTTCCAAGAGATTCCTTCAAACCTGCATCACACAAGCCTCACTCAATTTTTCTTTCTACTTCTCCAAGGCATTGAATTTGAAATAAGCCAAAAAGAAAAGTAGAGTACCATCCATCAACGTATACAGAGCCATGAACTTTCTGTGGAATATGAAACTCCTTCTCTAGCTGAGATGAACTCCATATCTCAAACTTTGTAGGAGATTCTTTATCATCAGGATTCCGGACTACAAGGAGCTTCAGACCCGATGGAGAGGGGGCAAAAGCAGATGCGCCGGTCATCTCTACAGGAAATGGCGCCCAGTGAAAGTTTACAGACAGGTTACTACTCTCTTTTGAGATATGTCCCGATAACATAAACTTCCTCCTCTTATTAGCCAAAAGGTTTGCTTGACTCATGGCAACCATAGCCTGAGGACCTGCAGTATAGAAGTGAAAAAGATTTATTCCAAAGAAGTTTGATATGTGAAAGGTGGTCCATTCATTACCAGAACCAGAGTTGAAGATCCAAGCTTTGTCAATGCTGGGAATAGTAATAAACTCTTTGATTAACTTGGACTGTGTTGCATACTCTTCCTCGCTAGTTTGGTCTAAGTCCTTAACCGTGTCAGTTCCATAAGAATCCATGGTTAACTGATCTTGTAATCCAACCTTTTGCAActgaaacatataaaaatctctAATGATTGCAAAACAGTTCCAGTAATCAATCATATTCATCATCCATAGTTTTAAAACCGACCAACATACAATCAGACATCATTTGGATCAATTGTCGATTGAACAGAAGAACATACAGAAACCGATCAATGAATGAAACTTTACAATTGAAAACCATCAAATAGAAGAAACCTATCGTGATAACACAGAACCAAAAGACACAGATCGAGAGACAAACAGCGCAGAGAAAAAGGGCTTACGAAGATTGAAAGAGTGATGATGATGCTTGGGAGATGAAGATGAGAGGAACGGAAGTCAAATTCCAAATGATTGAGAAAGTGAGTGGGTGGGTGAGTAAAGATTTTCGACgtctaaaataaacaaaatataataaattatgttgTGAACTTTCGATGTTGCATTAATACTTTGATTACTTTCattattttcaaactttttttagtGGTAATTTATAGAGAAATTAGTGTTCCTTACCGAAGAATTTTACCCTATTTTAACAATCTACCAAAATTTCACTATTTTTTCACCGTACACAATCATATATGACCATGTTACCCCTATATTACAACAAGCCATTATTGATTTGAAGTGTTGTCAAAATCTTGAAGTTAGATACGCGAATATTGTGTTTTCTATCGTaatatcttcaaaatttaaatcttCATCTATATTTTTCTCTCATCTCTCCTATCCTCTCTATTTTCTATCCTTGTACTTTGAAATTGCAGTCGGCTCATCCAAAAATAGAGAACAACAACAATACACAACCACCATCCTACCTCATCCTAAAAATtgtgatatttctttttttttggacaggaaaacaaaaagaatacaCAACCACCGTCATGCCTCGTCCTAAAGAGTAAGTTTCtcattcagattttttttcagTTATTGGGTTTGGTATTTTTTTGGGATTGATCTTGGAGATACCCCGTCCCCCCCCCCCTCCAAGTCTCTATCTTTGGAGTTAATTGGGAGTGTGGCTTTTCTTCATATGCTTTGTTCCTTATTTGTCTTCAATTGATGTACCGGCACCGGAAAATACATTTGATAGCTTCTAGACTGCTGGTGATAGCCGCCAAGAGTATAAAGCCCAGGATTTTGAAGCCATGCGGCATCAGACAAATTCTCAACGCCCTCGACACCGGTGGAATTGGTCATATTCTCAGTTGTTATTAAACTCACTATGAAGATTAATCTTGATCAATACAACAGCAATGGAGTGGGTTCTCTAGTTGCAATTAAAAGCAATACTTATTGTTTATGCAGTGTTTGGATAATTAAATTATTACCAGTTTACAAAACTGTTAACCGTAAACTTTATTCAATGGATAGTTAGAGAAATTATTGTACCAAAACAGTGAATTCTGAATAATTGAAAGTTATGTTTTCCATTACCGTTGACAAGCTATCAAACAAGTTACATGTCCAACTACCCAATTAACAAGCTATCGAACAAGTTACAGGGCCAACTACAAAATTAACATGCAATTTTATATCATAGACTGTAGGGAATTCATGGGTTCAATTTATGGTTAAAACTATGAAGTGTAGGGGTATGATAACTTATAGCTTATCTTATTATTAACCTGTTCATTAATTTTCTTAGCATCCAAAAAATGTTGTAACTATCCACATGGAAAATTGTACATCTGATACTGGACTTATATTTCTTCTCCATTACCAGGTCTCAGGCTTAATGAAATTGTCTATGCAGTTTTGCTTATCGTTTTATAGTGTTAAGGGTTTATGATCAGTGACTTAGTATCCAATGTGTTGTTGTTGGGtttaatgtttattattttaggtttagggtttggccATGTATGTAATGCAACCCAGGTCACCAATAAATATACATAGGTAAATTGTCAAAACTATTGTCCAACTAATATATATTGTAGCTGAGATAACAAAATTGTTATCTGGCCACTATTATATTTACACATCTAACTAACTATTTAAAACTAACGAAAGAGATTATCTTCTTGTCTTTGTCGTTAATTCCACCCCTCCCCATTGTTTCTCATTCCTAGGTTTTGATTGATAGCTCTAGCTTGGTGATTTGATATTTGTATGGTTTCAATTCATTATTATGTTTGTTGGGACAAGATTATGATGGTGAAACATATTTTCTTCGGGTTTGTGTATTCATTAGGAAGATGAAGaaaattttgatgaagattattgagataagaaaagaagaagacgacaatagaaagagaaaggaaaataattgttttcgaaaaagatttgtttacttttgttttgttgtatgtttaaaataaataaaaaaaatctttaaaagatTATCAAATCTAGTAGAATCTTAAACAAATCCTAAAAGATCTCTATTGTCAGACACTAAGCCTAGCATCCTAATACTCTGAAGTCAGGTCACCATGGATCAAGGTTATTTTCGTCTTTCTTATTCGTTTCAGTGTGGTACGTTTGCGTAACTTTTCCCTCTTTGGTACTTAGCtaatttcctcttcttcttatgTTTTTGACCTAATTTGCTCTAATTTATAAGCCCTCAGATTGTAAACACTACAAATAAGCATATCTTTGAATCCTCAAAGCACTTTTATTATTGTGACGGAGATGAGAAgaaataaattaacatattgATAAACATTAAAGAAAAGACATAGAAATTTAATGTGGTTATGGGACTACACGGGAACAAAGAAAGTA contains these protein-coding regions:
- the LOC125594955 gene encoding acylamino-acid-releasing enzyme-like isoform X3, which codes for MDSYGTDTVKDLDQTSEEEYATQSKLIKEFITIPSIDKAWIFNSGSGPQAMVAMSQANLLANKRRKFMLSGHISKESSNLSVNFHWAPFPVEMTGASAFAPSPSGLKLLVVRNPDDKESPTKFEIWSSSQLEKEFHIPQKVHGSVYVDGWFEGISWNSDETCVAYVAEEPSLPKPTFDHLGYYTKDNVGLDKAIGSWKGQGDWEEEWGEAYAGKRQPALFVINVDSSGEVEHIKGVPRSISVGQVVWSPSSKGVAEYLVFAGWLGDKRKFGIKYCYNRPCSIYAIKFRDASSGSDEPKDDAKEAFPIHNLTKSISSGFSPLFSKDGKFLLFLSAKTAVDSGAHWGTESLHKINWPSDGKLSESTDIVDLIPVVNCPDDGCFPGLYVTGLLSDPWLSDGHTLMLSSYWHSCRVILSLNMLSGELSRASPNDSDCSWSVLALDGDDIVAVCSSPVSVPEIKYGKKVVDPAGRPSWQWLDIQNPIFKSSEKVTSGLSSLEFKILKVPISNVSECLTKGAKKPIEAIYVSSSKSKENGICDPLAVIVHGGPHSIAPCSFSKTLAYLSSIGYSLLIVNYRGSLGFGEDALQSLPGKVGSQDVNDVLSAVDHAVEMGLADPSRITVLGGSHGGFLTTHLIGQAPNKFVAAAARNPVCNLASMVGITDIPDWCFFEAYGDRTRYTEAPSPEDMSRFHQMSPISHISKVKTPTLFLLGTMDLRVPISNGIQYVRALKEKGIEVKVLVFPNDNHPLDRPQTDYESFLNIAVWFNKYCKL
- the LOC125594955 gene encoding acylamino-acid-releasing enzyme-like isoform X1 — its product is MVFNCKVSFIDRFLYVLLFNRQLIQMMSDCMLLQKVGLQDQLTMDSYGTDTVKDLDQTSEEEYATQSKLIKEFITIPSIDKAWIFNSGSGPQAMVAMSQANLLANKRRKFMLSGHISKESSNLSVNFHWAPFPVEMTGASAFAPSPSGLKLLVVRNPDDKESPTKFEIWSSSQLEKEFHIPQKVHGSVYVDGWFEGISWNSDETCVAYVAEEPSLPKPTFDHLGYYTKDNVGLDKAIGSWKGQGDWEEEWGEAYAGKRQPALFVINVDSSGEVEHIKGVPRSISVGQVVWSPSSKGVAEYLVFAGWLGDKRKFGIKYCYNRPCSIYAIKFRDASSGSDEPKDDAKEAFPIHNLTKSISSGFSPLFSKDGKFLLFLSAKTAVDSGAHWGTESLHKINWPSDGKLSESTDIVDLIPVVNCPDDGCFPGLYVTGLLSDPWLSDGHTLMLSSYWHSCRVILSLNMLSGELSRASPNDSDCSWSVLALDGDDIVAVCSSPVSVPEIKYGKKVVDPAGRPSWQWLDIQNPIFKSSEKVTSGLSSLEFKILKVPISNVSECLTKGAKKPIEAIYVSSSKSKENGICDPLAVIVHGGPHSIAPCSFSKTLAYLSSIGYSLLIVNYRGSLGFGEDALQSLPGKVGSQDVNDVLSAVDHAVEMGLADPSRITVLGGSHGGFLTTHLIGQAPNKFVAAAARNPVCNLASMVGITDIPDWCFFEAYGDRTRYTEAPSPEDMSRFHQMSPISHISKVKTPTLFLLGTMDLRVPISNGIQYVRALKEKGIEVKVLVFPNDNHPLDRPQTDYESFLNIAVWFNKYCKL
- the LOC125594955 gene encoding acylamino-acid-releasing enzyme-like isoform X2 is translated as MVFNCKVSFIDRFLYVLLFNRQLIQMMSDCMLLQKVGLQDQLTMDSYGTDTVKDLDQTSEEEYATQSKLIKEFITIPSIDKAWIFNSGSGPQAMVAMSQANLLANKRRKFMLSGHISKESSNLSVNFHWAPFPVEMTGASAFAPSPSGLKLLVVRNPDDKESPTKFEIWSSSQLEKEFHIPQKVHGSVYVDGWFEGISWNSDETCVAYVAEEPSLPKPTFDHLGYYTKDNVGLDKAIGSWKGQGDWEEEWGEAYAGKRQPALFVINVDSGEVEHIKGVPRSISVGQVVWSPSSKGVAEYLVFAGWLGDKRKFGIKYCYNRPCSIYAIKFRDASSGSDEPKDDAKEAFPIHNLTKSISSGFSPLFSKDGKFLLFLSAKTAVDSGAHWGTESLHKINWPSDGKLSESTDIVDLIPVVNCPDDGCFPGLYVTGLLSDPWLSDGHTLMLSSYWHSCRVILSLNMLSGELSRASPNDSDCSWSVLALDGDDIVAVCSSPVSVPEIKYGKKVVDPAGRPSWQWLDIQNPIFKSSEKVTSGLSSLEFKILKVPISNVSECLTKGAKKPIEAIYVSSSKSKENGICDPLAVIVHGGPHSIAPCSFSKTLAYLSSIGYSLLIVNYRGSLGFGEDALQSLPGKVGSQDVNDVLSAVDHAVEMGLADPSRITVLGGSHGGFLTTHLIGQAPNKFVAAAARNPVCNLASMVGITDIPDWCFFEAYGDRTRYTEAPSPEDMSRFHQMSPISHISKVKTPTLFLLGTMDLRVPISNGIQYVRALKEKGIEVKVLVFPNDNHPLDRPQTDYESFLNIAVWFNKYCKL
- the LOC125594955 gene encoding acylamino-acid-releasing enzyme-like isoform X4 produces the protein MDSYGTDTVKDLDQTSEEEYATQSKLIKEFITIPSIDKAWIFNSGSGPQAMVAMSQANLLANKRRKFMLSGHISKESSNLSVNFHWAPFPVEMTGASAFAPSPSGLKLLVVRNPDDKESPTKFEIWSSSQLEKEFHIPQKVHGSVYVDGWFEGISWNSDETCVAYVAEEPSLPKPTFDHLGYYTKDNVGLDKAIGSWKGQGDWEEEWGEAYAGKRQPALFVINVDSGEVEHIKGVPRSISVGQVVWSPSSKGVAEYLVFAGWLGDKRKFGIKYCYNRPCSIYAIKFRDASSGSDEPKDDAKEAFPIHNLTKSISSGFSPLFSKDGKFLLFLSAKTAVDSGAHWGTESLHKINWPSDGKLSESTDIVDLIPVVNCPDDGCFPGLYVTGLLSDPWLSDGHTLMLSSYWHSCRVILSLNMLSGELSRASPNDSDCSWSVLALDGDDIVAVCSSPVSVPEIKYGKKVVDPAGRPSWQWLDIQNPIFKSSEKVTSGLSSLEFKILKVPISNVSECLTKGAKKPIEAIYVSSSKSKENGICDPLAVIVHGGPHSIAPCSFSKTLAYLSSIGYSLLIVNYRGSLGFGEDALQSLPGKVGSQDVNDVLSAVDHAVEMGLADPSRITVLGGSHGGFLTTHLIGQAPNKFVAAAARNPVCNLASMVGITDIPDWCFFEAYGDRTRYTEAPSPEDMSRFHQMSPISHISKVKTPTLFLLGTMDLRVPISNGIQYVRALKEKGIEVKVLVFPNDNHPLDRPQTDYESFLNIAVWFNKYCKL